In one window of Vibrio sp. JC009 DNA:
- a CDS encoding PilZ domain-containing protein yields the protein MDQQEFFTVNHKLTVNIEPLEDGYTLPDETLFTSEIPAPFIVASEFSQLDSLMDGAMAELKNSDFKNLVHLIDHQNGKLNLLLTFMLAQQDEESFRKYTTSFGASQFSYISDKEMIPGTLARVKLFLDHPPAAIYCYAKVAESKEHELGHEVVMAYQRLREVDQDLLIKAALYQQQKLLRQRSKEREQK from the coding sequence ATGGACCAACAAGAATTTTTTACCGTAAATCACAAGCTGACCGTGAACATAGAACCTCTTGAAGACGGTTATACCCTGCCTGATGAAACTCTGTTTACCTCTGAGATTCCGGCACCTTTTATTGTCGCCAGCGAGTTCAGCCAGCTAGACAGCCTGATGGACGGCGCTATGGCTGAGCTGAAAAACAGCGATTTCAAAAATCTGGTGCACCTGATCGACCACCAGAACGGTAAGCTGAATCTGCTGCTGACTTTTATGCTGGCACAGCAGGATGAAGAGTCTTTTCGCAAATACACCACCAGCTTCGGTGCCAGTCAGTTTTCCTATATCTCGGATAAGGAAATGATCCCCGGAACGCTTGCAAGAGTGAAGCTTTTCCTTGATCATCCTCCGGCAGCAATCTACTGTTACGCCAAAGTTGCTGAAAGCAAAGAACATGAGCTGGGCCATGAGGTCGTGATGGCCTATCAGCGATTGCGCGAAGTGGATCAGGATCTGCTTATCAAGGCCGCTCTATACCAGCAACAAAAACTGTTACGACAACGTTCTAAGGAACGTGAACAAAAATAA
- the lolE gene encoding lipoprotein-releasing ABC transporter permease subunit LolE, with the protein MFSSLSFFIGSRFSRGKQRNKMVSFISISSTIGIAVGVAVIIIGLSAMNGFERELQSRVLSVIPHGEFEAVNGKLEQWQQVISAVEADEKVVAAAPYVRFTALAERGTQLKAIEVRGIDSDYEKKVSTLPEFIKGFDWDSFEPGQKQAILGKGIADSLGVTLGDNVTLMIPTTNSGVNKVQAPRRVRVTVKALIELGGQLDHSLALIPLEDAQSYARMGEAISGVSIKTSDVLNAQFIVRSLGKSIPAYVYLRSWKQKYGFLYRDIQMVRTIMYLVMVLVIGVACFNIVSTLMMAVKDRASEIAILRTMGATDGLIRRVFIWLGVLSGVLGSIAGSIIGVLIALNLTPLIKGLEGMLGHQFLSGDIYFVDFLPSQVSLFDVALVSGTAIILSLLATWYPATKASQMNPATVLSSK; encoded by the coding sequence GTGTTTTCTTCATTATCATTTTTTATCGGTAGCCGTTTTAGCCGGGGCAAACAGAGAAACAAGATGGTTTCTTTTATCTCCATCTCTTCCACCATAGGAATTGCGGTTGGTGTTGCGGTGATCATTATCGGCCTTTCTGCCATGAACGGCTTTGAGCGTGAGTTGCAAAGCAGGGTGCTGTCAGTGATTCCTCACGGAGAGTTTGAGGCAGTGAACGGGAAACTGGAACAGTGGCAGCAGGTTATTTCGGCTGTGGAGGCCGATGAGAAGGTCGTTGCTGCTGCGCCCTATGTTCGCTTTACCGCGCTCGCAGAGCGGGGAACGCAACTCAAAGCCATTGAGGTTCGGGGAATTGATTCTGATTATGAGAAAAAGGTATCCACCCTGCCAGAATTTATTAAAGGATTTGACTGGGACAGTTTTGAGCCAGGACAGAAGCAGGCGATTCTTGGTAAAGGCATTGCTGATAGTCTGGGAGTTACCCTGGGTGACAATGTCACGCTAATGATTCCAACCACCAATTCAGGTGTGAATAAGGTACAGGCGCCAAGGCGGGTTCGTGTGACGGTTAAGGCTCTGATAGAGCTGGGCGGGCAACTGGACCATTCTCTGGCACTGATCCCGCTTGAAGATGCTCAGTCTTATGCCCGTATGGGAGAAGCCATATCCGGTGTTTCAATTAAGACTAGTGATGTGCTCAATGCGCAGTTTATTGTGCGCAGTCTGGGAAAAAGTATCCCTGCTTACGTTTATCTGAGGAGCTGGAAACAGAAATACGGCTTTTTATACCGGGATATTCAGATGGTACGAACCATTATGTATCTGGTTATGGTTCTGGTGATCGGTGTGGCCTGCTTTAATATCGTATCTACTCTGATGATGGCGGTAAAAGACAGGGCGTCTGAGATTGCGATTTTACGAACCATGGGCGCAACGGACGGTTTGATCCGGCGGGTATTTATCTGGCTTGGTGTATTGTCAGGCGTGCTGGGAAGTATTGCCGGAAGTATCATTGGGGTGCTGATTGCGCTTAATCTTACTCCTCTGATTAAGGGCCTTGAAGGTATGCTGGGACACCAGTTCTTGTCCGGTGATATTTACTTTGTCGATTTTCTGCCTTCACAGGTAAGCCTGTTTGACGTGGCTTTAGTTTCCGGCACCGCGATTATTCTGAGCCTGCTGGCGACCTGGTACCCGGCAACAAAAGCGAGCCAGATGAATCCGGCAACCGTGTTAAGTTCTAAGTAA
- the mfd gene encoding transcription-repair coupling factor yields the protein MSKLSSIFSLVSPSKAGDKKYAGNLKGAALPLAIAELSEQHKGHTLLVVPDPQVALKLQSEAEQFTTAEVSLFPDWETLPYDNFSPHQDIISERIAKLYQLPTQTTGITIVPIGTLLQRQSPRDYLMQHTLMVKSGDLYSIESLRNQLEKSGYRHVDQVFGPGEYASRGSIIDLYPMGSSDPFRIDFFDDEIDSIRTFDPESQRTIEEIKEIRLLPAHEFPTSKEAIEEFRSRWRQQFEARREPESVYMQVTKGTWPAGIEYWQPLFFDTTETLFDYLSESTQILTVGDIEASIDHFLGDVDYRYEQRKVDPLRPLLAPETLWQRKDELYSNLKNYPQVQLSIEPVAEKAGRVNPAIEALPALDTKAQSKEPLAELRRFTENFTGKIIFSVESEGRREALLELLQGIKLKPSEIGSLHEAIESNLKHALILGSAEHGFIHNAPDFALICESDLLGDRVIQRRKKDKRAVNSDTVIRHLAELKPGQPVVHLDHGIGRYIGLQTLEAGGLTTEYVTLEYQDGAKLYVPVSSLNLISRYSGGAEDSAPIHKLGGEAWTKARRRAAEKVRDVAAELLDVYAKRELKPGYKFELDRGQYATFKSGFPFEETDDQAMAINAVLSDMCQPKAMDRLVCGDVGFGKTEVAMRASFVSTDNGKQVAVLVPTTLLAQQHFENFRDRFANLPIRVEVLSRFKSAKEQKQVLADVADGKVDIVVGTHKLLQSDIKFKDLGLLIVDEEHRFGVRQKEKVKAMRADVDILTLTATPIPRTLNMAMSGMRDLSIIATPPARRLAIKTFVRQSDDAVVREAVLREIMRGGQVYFLHNQVETIEKVAAELEKLIPEARVTVAHGQMRERELERIMNDFYHQRFNLLVCTTIIETGIDVPTANTIIMDRADNLGLAQLHQLRGRVGRSHHQAYAYLLTPHPKAMTKDAIKRLDAIASLEDLGAGFTLATHDLEIRGAGELLGDEQSGQIQSVGFTLYMEMLEQAVEALKEGKEPSLDELLREQTEVELRLPALLPDDYIPDINTRLSMYKRVASVKNENELAEMKVELIDRFGPLPDATKNLLSVSEVKLNAAKVSATKIEAHDKGGYIEFSPNADINPAFLVKLLQGEPKKYGMDGPTKLKFMLPLADRRERVRFVSELIEKFHNNKMP from the coding sequence ATGTCTAAACTCTCATCCATTTTCTCTTTAGTCTCCCCTTCCAAAGCGGGAGACAAAAAATACGCCGGTAACCTAAAGGGAGCCGCACTGCCCCTTGCTATTGCAGAACTGTCTGAGCAGCATAAAGGCCATACCCTGCTGGTTGTGCCCGATCCTCAGGTAGCATTAAAACTGCAAAGTGAAGCTGAACAATTTACCACTGCGGAAGTCAGTCTGTTTCCGGACTGGGAAACACTTCCCTACGATAACTTTTCGCCCCATCAGGATATTATTTCCGAGCGTATCGCTAAATTGTATCAGCTTCCAACGCAGACCACCGGCATCACCATAGTTCCGATAGGCACTTTACTGCAAAGACAGTCACCGCGTGACTACCTGATGCAGCATACCCTGATGGTGAAATCCGGCGATCTGTACTCAATCGAAAGCCTGCGAAACCAGCTGGAAAAGTCGGGTTACCGCCATGTGGATCAGGTCTTCGGTCCGGGTGAATATGCCAGCCGTGGCTCGATTATCGACCTTTACCCAATGGGCAGCTCTGATCCGTTCCGAATCGATTTCTTCGATGATGAGATAGACTCTATCCGCACCTTTGATCCGGAAAGTCAGCGCACCATTGAAGAAATTAAAGAGATCCGCCTGCTGCCGGCTCATGAGTTCCCGACCAGCAAAGAGGCTATCGAAGAGTTCCGCTCGCGCTGGAGACAGCAGTTTGAAGCCAGACGTGAGCCTGAATCTGTCTATATGCAGGTCACTAAAGGCACCTGGCCTGCGGGTATTGAATACTGGCAGCCGCTGTTTTTTGACACAACCGAAACCCTGTTTGATTACCTGTCTGAAAGTACTCAGATTCTGACTGTCGGTGATATTGAAGCTTCCATAGATCATTTCCTGGGCGATGTGGATTACCGCTACGAGCAGAGAAAAGTCGATCCGCTAAGACCGCTGCTGGCACCGGAAACCCTGTGGCAGAGAAAGGATGAACTCTACTCCAACCTGAAAAATTATCCTCAGGTTCAATTGTCCATTGAACCGGTTGCTGAAAAAGCCGGACGTGTCAATCCGGCTATTGAAGCGCTTCCGGCGCTGGATACAAAAGCTCAGTCAAAAGAACCTCTGGCAGAACTAAGACGCTTCACCGAAAACTTTACCGGTAAGATTATTTTCTCTGTGGAATCCGAAGGCCGTCGTGAAGCCCTGCTTGAACTGCTGCAAGGCATCAAATTAAAGCCGAGCGAAATCGGTTCTCTGCACGAAGCTATCGAAAGCAATTTAAAACACGCGCTGATCCTTGGTTCTGCCGAACACGGCTTTATCCATAACGCGCCGGATTTTGCCCTGATCTGCGAAAGCGATTTGCTGGGTGACCGTGTTATTCAGCGCAGGAAAAAAGACAAACGCGCGGTTAACAGCGATACGGTTATCCGCCATCTGGCCGAACTTAAACCGGGCCAGCCTGTGGTGCACCTTGACCACGGTATCGGGCGCTATATCGGCCTGCAGACGCTGGAAGCCGGTGGCCTGACAACGGAATATGTCACTTTAGAATATCAGGACGGCGCCAAACTTTATGTTCCGGTTTCGTCATTAAACCTGATCAGTCGTTACTCCGGCGGCGCTGAAGATTCGGCTCCAATACACAAACTGGGCGGTGAAGCCTGGACGAAAGCAAGGCGCAGAGCGGCGGAAAAAGTCCGCGATGTGGCAGCAGAGCTTCTGGATGTTTATGCCAAGCGTGAGCTCAAACCTGGCTATAAGTTTGAACTGGACCGGGGCCAGTACGCCACATTTAAATCAGGCTTCCCATTTGAGGAAACCGACGATCAGGCCATGGCTATCAATGCGGTGCTTTCCGATATGTGCCAGCCAAAGGCGATGGACCGGCTTGTCTGTGGTGATGTGGGCTTTGGTAAGACCGAAGTGGCGATGCGCGCCTCCTTTGTTTCCACCGATAATGGCAAACAGGTTGCGGTTCTGGTTCCCACTACCCTGCTTGCTCAGCAGCACTTTGAAAACTTCAGAGACAGATTCGCGAACCTGCCTATCCGGGTAGAGGTTCTGTCACGCTTTAAATCGGCCAAAGAGCAAAAGCAGGTACTGGCTGATGTGGCCGACGGCAAGGTAGACATTGTGGTCGGCACCCACAAACTGCTGCAGAGCGACATAAAATTTAAAGACCTTGGCCTGCTGATTGTGGATGAAGAGCACAGGTTTGGTGTTCGCCAGAAAGAAAAAGTGAAGGCCATGCGTGCCGATGTAGACATCCTGACGCTCACCGCAACGCCAATACCGCGAACCCTGAATATGGCCATGAGCGGCATGCGCGATCTTTCTATTATTGCCACCCCACCGGCAAGACGACTGGCGATAAAAACCTTTGTCCGCCAGAGCGATGATGCCGTAGTCCGCGAAGCGGTTCTGCGTGAAATTATGCGTGGTGGTCAGGTCTACTTCCTGCACAATCAGGTTGAAACCATAGAAAAAGTGGCTGCCGAGCTGGAAAAACTGATCCCTGAAGCCAGGGTGACGGTTGCCCATGGTCAGATGCGTGAACGTGAACTGGAACGCATCATGAACGATTTCTATCATCAGCGCTTTAATCTGCTGGTGTGTACCACCATTATAGAAACCGGTATTGATGTTCCAACTGCAAACACCATTATCATGGACAGGGCTGATAATCTGGGTCTGGCCCAACTGCACCAGTTACGAGGACGTGTGGGACGTTCGCACCACCAGGCGTATGCGTATCTTCTGACACCGCATCCGAAAGCCATGACTAAAGATGCCATTAAGCGTCTTGATGCAATAGCGTCACTGGAAGATCTTGGTGCCGGCTTTACCCTGGCCACCCATGACCTTGAGATTCGCGGTGCCGGTGAACTGCTGGGTGACGAGCAGAGCGGGCAAATTCAGTCCGTTGGCTTTACACTTTATATGGAGATGCTTGAGCAGGCTGTAGAAGCACTTAAGGAAGGCAAAGAGCCTTCCCTTGATGAACTACTAAGGGAGCAGACGGAAGTTGAGCTAAGACTGCCTGCACTGCTGCCGGATGACTATATCCCGGATATCAACACCCGGCTTTCTATGTACAAAAGAGTCGCCAGTGTAAAAAATGAAAATGAGCTGGCAGAAATGAAGGTGGAACTGATTGACCGCTTTGGCCCGCTTCCTGACGCGACGAAAAACCTTTTATCTGTCAGCGAAGTGAAACTCAACGCTGCTAAGGTGAGTGCTACTAAGATTGAAGCGCATGATAAAGGCGGCTATATCGAATTTTCACCAAATGCAGATATAAATCCGGCATTTTTGGTTAAACTATTACAAGGCGAACCAAAAAAATATGGGATGGATGGCCCGACTAAGCTGAAGTTTATGCTGCCACTGGCCGATAGAAGAGAAAGAGTCCGATTTGTCTCTGAACTGATTGAGAAGTTCCATAATAACAAGATGCCTTAA
- a CDS encoding peptidoglycan binding protein CsiV: MKKLITLLLSLATFCTFAAEREFDVEVILFKRAVSPENVSESWPDQLPAIDLTKAATLNNSLYLEKKGVEMLPYEDYQLTNQKQKLDKHAGFTVLMHKAWRQGDQPKGSSPVFHIRAGRDFSKSFNSDGSVKIEQPVVADDITQETSIDQPIYELEGKFQVYVQHYLFLESDLDLRSPGKREIMIESSQPVATEDAMAVETDFNNEPLFIEESSTVEIGRMEAIKPVVKVEEFLRSYRLSQKRRMRSGEIHYLDHPLMGIIIQVRKAPVPPAS; this comes from the coding sequence ATGAAAAAGCTGATAACTCTTCTGCTCTCGCTGGCAACCTTCTGCACCTTCGCAGCAGAGCGTGAGTTCGACGTTGAAGTCATTTTATTTAAAAGAGCGGTAAGCCCTGAAAATGTCAGTGAGTCCTGGCCTGATCAGCTACCTGCCATCGACCTGACCAAAGCCGCTACGCTAAACAACAGCCTCTATCTGGAGAAAAAAGGCGTAGAGATGCTGCCGTACGAAGATTACCAGCTTACCAACCAGAAACAGAAACTGGATAAACATGCTGGCTTTACCGTGCTGATGCATAAAGCATGGCGTCAGGGCGATCAGCCAAAAGGCAGCTCACCGGTTTTCCATATCCGCGCAGGCCGTGACTTCTCTAAATCCTTTAACTCCGACGGTAGCGTAAAGATTGAACAGCCGGTTGTCGCCGACGATATCACTCAGGAAACCAGCATAGACCAGCCTATCTACGAGCTGGAAGGCAAGTTCCAGGTCTATGTTCAGCACTACCTGTTCCTGGAGTCTGATCTGGACCTGAGATCACCGGGTAAAAGGGAGATCATGATTGAATCCAGCCAGCCTGTTGCAACAGAAGACGCAATGGCTGTAGAGACTGACTTCAACAACGAACCACTGTTTATCGAGGAGTCCAGCACAGTGGAGATCGGGCGTATGGAGGCAATCAAGCCGGTTGTAAAAGTGGAGGAGTTCCTCAGAAGCTACCGCCTGTCGCAAAAACGCAGGATGAGAAGTGGTGAGATCCACTATCTTGACCATCCTCTGATGGGCATCATTATTCAGGTTCGTAAAGCGCCTGTACCGCCAGCATCTTAA
- the lolC gene encoding lipoprotein-releasing ABC transporter permease subunit LolC produces the protein MFHPVSAYIGLRYLRGRSGDRFSRFVSYMSTAGITIGVLSLVTVISVMNGFEAQLKGRILGVLPQAVVHQDREKTELSSEPPAFISAINKVEKVTPLVRSEAVIQSSSQLTAGLMIGIEPESDEPVANYLISGRLSNLEAGKYRVFLGHTLARTLKVNLGDKVRLLVTSASQFTPLGRIPSQRNFTVAGIFNTGSDIDAQLMVTNITDAGKLLKLKNGQISGWRLFFDDPFVVADIDKSQLSEGWHWSDWREQRGELFQAVSMEKNMMALMLGLIVGVAAFNIISALIMVVMEKQSEVAILKTQGMASSQILTIFMVQGASSGVIGAVLGGALGVLIASNLNQIMEAMGVSLLGVGGRLPVVIEPAQIAMVIVLAILLSLLATLYPSYRASSVNPAEALRYE, from the coding sequence ATGTTTCATCCCGTTTCGGCTTATATTGGACTTCGTTATCTGAGAGGACGCTCAGGTGACCGCTTTAGCCGGTTTGTTTCCTATATGTCCACCGCCGGAATTACCATAGGTGTTCTGTCTCTTGTTACCGTTATTTCGGTGATGAATGGCTTTGAGGCTCAACTGAAGGGCAGGATACTGGGCGTATTACCTCAGGCTGTTGTCCATCAGGACAGAGAAAAAACAGAACTCAGCTCTGAGCCTCCCGCATTTATTTCCGCTATAAACAAGGTAGAGAAAGTCACGCCACTGGTTCGCAGTGAAGCCGTTATTCAGAGCTCAAGCCAGTTAACGGCCGGGTTAATGATTGGCATTGAGCCGGAAAGTGATGAGCCGGTAGCGAATTATCTGATTTCCGGTCGCCTGTCTAATCTTGAAGCAGGTAAATACAGAGTCTTCCTTGGACATACGCTGGCACGTACCCTTAAGGTGAACCTGGGCGATAAAGTGCGCCTGCTGGTAACCAGTGCCAGTCAGTTTACCCCGCTGGGCCGGATCCCGAGCCAGAGAAATTTTACGGTTGCCGGGATATTTAACACTGGCTCAGATATTGATGCGCAACTGATGGTGACCAATATTACCGATGCCGGGAAGTTACTAAAGCTGAAGAACGGCCAGATATCCGGCTGGCGTCTTTTCTTTGATGACCCATTTGTTGTTGCCGATATCGATAAATCACAACTTTCTGAAGGCTGGCACTGGAGTGACTGGCGCGAGCAGCGTGGTGAGCTGTTCCAGGCGGTAAGCATGGAGAAGAACATGATGGCGCTGATGCTTGGTCTGATTGTCGGTGTTGCGGCATTTAACATTATTTCCGCGCTTATTATGGTGGTAATGGAAAAGCAGTCAGAAGTGGCTATCTTAAAAACCCAGGGCATGGCCAGTAGCCAGATCCTGACCATCTTTATGGTGCAGGGAGCCAGCAGCGGCGTAATAGGCGCAGTGCTTGGCGGCGCACTTGGTGTCCTGATTGCCTCCAACCTGAATCAAATTATGGAAGCTATGGGCGTTTCACTGCTTGGCGTTGGCGGCAGACTGCCCGTGGTTATTGAACCTGCTCAGATAGCCATGGTCATTGTGCTGGCTATACTGCTTAGCCTGTTGGCGACACTTTATCCTTCTTACCGTGCATCTTCTGTTAATCCTGCTGAGGCTTTGAGATATGAATAA
- a CDS encoding DNA internalization-related competence protein ComEC/Rec2, with protein sequence MTLLCYCWNLVVFILVSVSVQFWPAIPNCYWLVVLLLLSVVIFRLTTYRWLIGALLALVSAFVHLQAYQQKVEALFHAGANITITGRIESFFKQISHGYEYSFKVGEINGKAVGYLLHPTVRLIVAEGEVMHPGTKWQYSVKLKPVYGRLNEAGFDLERYYASQGWAGRAVATDAGKMLSSTQSLRSRIYNRVEATAGSLEYYGIIKALSFGIRHDISSTQWQLFKNSGLSHLIAISGLHIGIAFSLGWMSGRGLRLVFFRLTALPVFCGLALAFTYAYLAGFSVTTQRAFLMCLLLAVMELSRINQSHWLKLLTALAGLLLFDPMSAMTSSFWLSFSAVAAVYLIMFHPRIAELPVLLKIVVIQIALNILMLPVSLLVFGGFSAMSPLFNIWCVPYFSLVVIPAIFLSLFVTLIMPGPAELLWAGVNLSLKPVLHAIGYSVSGWVSLPDGFYITIIALLLTVILRPLLRSSQIWLIWVLSIVWLMSQEKRHIWQLDVLDVGQGLAILISKDEKAILYDTGNRWETGSMAQSIIAPVLRRRGIGQLDGLILSHMDSDHAGGKAFIESEFTPGLKWSSQITEGYLPCVEGIKWHWNDLKFHVLWPPQLVERSYNPHSCVIRISDPFNSVLLTGDIEKVSEYLLIKRQAGLESDLMLAPHHGSNSSSSESFIQQVKPELAIASLAKGNQWNMPDGRVVQRYRDAGSAWLDTGNSGQISVYFSAKGWRIKKMRQNQTDAWYRQMLRKTVE encoded by the coding sequence ATGACTCTCTTATGTTACTGCTGGAATCTGGTTGTTTTTATTCTTGTAAGCGTTTCCGTCCAGTTTTGGCCTGCTATTCCGAACTGCTACTGGTTGGTAGTCTTACTCCTGTTATCCGTTGTTATCTTCCGATTAACCACTTATAGATGGTTGATTGGTGCGCTCCTTGCCCTGGTCTCTGCTTTTGTACATTTACAAGCATATCAGCAGAAAGTTGAAGCATTATTTCATGCCGGTGCGAATATTACCATAACCGGACGAATTGAGAGTTTTTTTAAGCAAATTAGTCATGGTTATGAGTACTCGTTCAAAGTCGGTGAAATTAACGGAAAAGCAGTGGGTTATCTTCTCCATCCAACGGTTCGTCTGATTGTCGCCGAAGGGGAGGTGATGCATCCGGGAACAAAGTGGCAATACAGCGTAAAACTAAAGCCTGTTTACGGAAGGCTGAACGAAGCCGGGTTTGACTTAGAACGTTATTACGCGAGTCAGGGCTGGGCGGGCAGAGCTGTGGCAACGGATGCAGGTAAAATGCTCAGTTCAACCCAGTCTCTGCGCAGTAGAATTTACAACCGGGTAGAAGCTACGGCTGGTAGCTTGGAATACTACGGCATCATTAAGGCACTGAGTTTTGGTATTCGTCATGACATTTCTTCCACGCAGTGGCAGCTTTTTAAAAATAGCGGCTTAAGCCATCTTATCGCGATTTCCGGGTTACATATCGGTATCGCCTTTTCTCTGGGCTGGATGAGCGGGCGGGGTCTTCGTCTGGTGTTTTTCAGGCTAACTGCCTTGCCCGTTTTCTGTGGCCTGGCACTGGCCTTCACTTATGCCTATTTAGCCGGATTTAGTGTGACGACGCAGCGTGCTTTTTTAATGTGTCTGTTGCTTGCGGTTATGGAACTGAGCCGGATAAACCAGAGTCACTGGCTAAAGCTGTTAACCGCTCTGGCTGGCTTGCTTCTGTTTGATCCCATGTCGGCAATGACATCCAGTTTCTGGCTCTCTTTTAGCGCGGTCGCAGCGGTATATCTGATTATGTTCCATCCCCGGATAGCAGAGTTGCCTGTGCTGCTTAAAATTGTGGTGATTCAGATTGCGCTGAATATCCTGATGCTGCCGGTATCGTTACTGGTGTTTGGTGGCTTTAGCGCTATGTCTCCGCTGTTTAATATCTGGTGCGTGCCTTATTTTAGTCTGGTGGTGATCCCGGCTATTTTTCTGTCTCTGTTTGTCACCCTGATAATGCCCGGCCCGGCAGAGTTACTCTGGGCTGGAGTGAACCTGAGTCTGAAGCCAGTGCTCCACGCTATAGGTTATTCGGTCAGTGGCTGGGTCTCATTGCCTGATGGTTTTTACATCACGATTATCGCTTTGCTTCTCACCGTTATTTTAAGGCCTTTGCTGCGCTCTTCTCAGATCTGGCTTATCTGGGTTTTGAGTATTGTCTGGCTGATGTCACAGGAAAAGAGACATATCTGGCAGCTTGATGTACTGGATGTTGGTCAGGGGTTGGCAATACTTATCAGTAAAGATGAAAAGGCCATCTTGTATGACACGGGAAACCGCTGGGAAACGGGGAGTATGGCTCAGTCTATTATTGCCCCGGTTTTGCGGCGCAGAGGGATCGGTCAATTGGATGGGTTGATTTTAAGTCATATGGACTCAGACCATGCCGGCGGAAAGGCATTTATAGAGTCTGAGTTTACTCCGGGGCTGAAGTGGTCCAGCCAGATAACAGAGGGTTATCTGCCTTGTGTTGAAGGGATAAAGTGGCACTGGAATGATCTGAAGTTTCATGTTCTCTGGCCTCCTCAGCTAGTTGAGCGTTCTTATAATCCTCACTCATGCGTGATCCGGATTTCGGACCCTTTTAACTCTGTGTTGCTCACCGGAGATATCGAAAAGGTGAGTGAGTATTTACTGATAAAGCGGCAAGCCGGTCTTGAGTCTGATCTGATGTTAGCTCCGCATCACGGTAGTAACAGTTCATCATCAGAAAGTTTTATTCAACAGGTAAAACCAGAGCTTGCGATAGCGTCTCTGGCAAAGGGTAATCAGTGGAATATGCCGGACGGGCGCGTTGTTCAACGATACCGGGATGCAGGCAGTGCCTGGCTAGATACCGGAAATAGTGGTCAGATTTCAGTCTATTTCAGTGCAAAAGGGTGGCGGATTAAGAAAATGAGACAAAATCAAACCGATGCATGGTATAGGCAGATGCTGCGTAAGACGGTAGAATAG
- a CDS encoding DUF2062 domain-containing protein: MPKKFIQRFMPDHDLIKRQKALKIFGNVLYNPNLWILNRKSASGAFALGLFMAFVPLPSQMIMAAGLAILFSVNLPLSVALVWISNPVTMPIMFYGAYKIGAWVMSTPSQSFHFELSWSFITEQMSTIGPPFLLGCFLCGTACAAFGYFGIRGLWRYSVVRSWQKRQTR; encoded by the coding sequence ATGCCCAAAAAGTTTATACAGCGTTTTATGCCCGACCACGATCTGATAAAGCGTCAGAAAGCGTTAAAAATTTTTGGCAACGTACTTTATAACCCTAACCTGTGGATCCTTAACCGGAAATCGGCCTCAGGTGCTTTTGCTCTGGGGTTATTTATGGCATTTGTTCCGCTGCCAAGTCAGATGATTATGGCTGCCGGGCTTGCAATCCTTTTCAGCGTTAACCTGCCTCTTTCTGTCGCTCTGGTCTGGATCAGCAATCCTGTTACCATGCCTATTATGTTCTACGGTGCCTATAAAATAGGTGCCTGGGTTATGAGCACCCCTTCTCAGTCATTTCATTTTGAGCTCTCCTGGAGCTTTATTACTGAGCAGATGAGTACTATCGGGCCTCCATTCCTTCTGGGCTGCTTTCTGTGCGGCACTGCTTGCGCGGCTTTCGGCTATTTTGGTATCCGGGGCCTGTGGCGCTATTCCGTCGTCCGCAGTTGGCAAAAACGCCAGACAAGATAA
- the lolD gene encoding lipoprotein-releasing ABC transporter ATP-binding protein LolD, whose product MNNLLQCRSVCKTYREGSMETEVLKGVSFDLEKGELVSIIGSSGSGKSTLLHILGALDDASVGDVEFLGENLTALSSNKQAKIRNRHIGFVYQFHHLLSDFSALENVAMPLLIGGENTASAKQRAAALLEKVGLSHRMEHRPSELSGGERQRVAIARALVNQPDLVLADEPTGNLDHKTALAIYDLMRELNQQYGTAFLVVTHDGELAAKMDRQMHMQDGLLTDSSAEKEG is encoded by the coding sequence ATGAATAACCTTTTACAATGTCGTTCTGTTTGTAAAACATACCGCGAAGGCTCCATGGAGACCGAGGTGCTAAAAGGGGTCAGCTTTGATCTGGAAAAGGGCGAGCTGGTTTCTATTATCGGCAGCTCTGGTTCCGGTAAGAGTACTCTGTTGCATATTCTTGGAGCGCTTGATGATGCATCAGTGGGGGACGTGGAGTTTCTGGGTGAGAACTTAACGGCTTTGTCTTCAAATAAGCAGGCGAAGATCCGCAATCGTCACATCGGGTTTGTTTATCAGTTTCACCATCTTCTGTCGGATTTTTCTGCGCTGGAAAATGTGGCAATGCCCTTGCTGATTGGAGGTGAAAATACCGCTTCTGCTAAACAGCGAGCGGCGGCTCTGCTGGAGAAAGTGGGCCTTAGCCATCGTATGGAGCACAGACCATCGGAGCTTTCCGGAGGCGAAAGGCAGCGGGTTGCCATTGCCCGAGCTCTGGTTAACCAGCCTGACCTGGTTCTGGCCGATGAACCCACAGGTAACCTTGACCATAAAACCGCTCTGGCGATTTACGACCTGATGCGTGAGCTGAATCAGCAGTACGGCACGGCTTTTCTTGTGGTAACGCACGATGGTGAACTTGCCGCGAAAATGGACAGGCAGATGCATATGCAAGATGGTTTGCTGACGGACTCTTCTGCGGAAAAGGAAGGGTAA